In the genome of Triticum urartu cultivar G1812 chromosome 5, Tu2.1, whole genome shotgun sequence, one region contains:
- the LOC125555929 gene encoding mannan endo-1,4-beta-mannosidase 8-like: MGDMMCPAPATARSTTTPRIPLLPYVLLGLASTVMSLEPDAEEEWAAVERRGAHLVTRAAERPFIIHGFNTYWLMSFAADEATRPRVTAAIAEAAGAGLNVCRTWAFADGGYHALQTAPFCYDEVVFQALDFVVSEARRYKMRLILSLCNNWEDYGGKAQYVRWGKEAGVDLTSDDDFFSDPTLKGYYKAFVEAVLSRINTITNEAYKDDPTILAWELINEPRCPSDPSGDTLQAWIEEMASYVKSIDTMHLVEIGIEGYYGPSTPELLLVNPDDYSGHVGTDFIRNHQAMGIDLASVHIYSDTWLPDSTEESHVQFVNTWMQQHIDDAANLLGMPIVIGEFGLSLKDGKFENEFRETFMQTVYNNFLGSWESGMIGGGCLLWQLFPEGAEHMDDGYAVIFVKSPSTFNLLANHSRKLEC; encoded by the exons ATGGGCGATATGATGTGTCCCGCTCCAGCCACCGCTCGGAGCACGACGACGCCTCGCATCCCACTCCTCCCCTACGTCCTCCTCGGCCTTGCTTCCACCGTCATGTCGCTGGAGCCGGACGCGGAGGAGGAATGGGCAGCGGTGGAGCGGCGAGGCGCTCACCTGGTAACGAGGGCGGCGGAGCGCCCCTTCATCATCCACGGGTTCAACACCTACTGGCTCATGTCCTTCGCCGCCGACGAGGCCACGCGGCCGCGCGTGACCGCGGCCATTGCCGAGGCTGCCGGGGCGGGGCTCAACGTGTGCCGCACCTGGGCGTTCGCTGATGGAGGGTACCACGCGCTGCAGACCGCGCCATTCTGCTACGACGAGGTGGTGTTCCAG GCACTAGATTTCGTGGTCAGCGAGGCAAGAAGGTATAAGATGCGGTTAATACTGTCACTTTGTAATAACTGGGAAGATTATGGAGGGAAGGCACAGTATGTAAGATGGGGTAAGGAGGCTGGCGTAGATCTTACTTCTGACGACGACTTCTTCTCTGATCCAACACTTAAAGGGTACTACAAAGCTTTTGTTGAG GCTGTTTTGTCAAGAATAAACACAATCACAAATGAGGCCTACAAAGACGATCCTACTATTCTTGCCTGGGAGCTGATTAACGAGCCGCGCTGCCCTTCAGATCCATCAGGCGATACGCTGCAG GCATGGATAGAAGAGATGGCTTCTTACGTGAAGTCTATAGATACTATGCACCTCGTGGAGATTGGTATTGAAGGGTATTATGGTCCGTCTACTCCAGAACTTTTGCTCGTCAACCCAGATGATTATTCAGGGCATGTTGGAACGGACTTCATCAGGAACCATCAAGCAATGGGAATTGATTTAGCTTCAGTTCATATTTATTCAGACACTTG GTTGCCTGACTCAACAGAGGAAAGCCACGTTCAGTTTGTTAACACTTGGATGCAACAACATATTGATGATGCAGCAAACTTGCTGGGCATGCCCATTGTGATCGGGGAGTTTGGATTATCACTGAAGGATGGCAAGTTTGAAAACGAGTTCCGCGAAACTTTCATGCAGACAGTGTACAACAATTTCTTGGGCTCTTGGGAGAGTGGAATGATTGGAGGAGGCTGCCTTCTATGGCAGCTCTTCCCTGAAGGCGCAGAACACATGGACGATGGTTATGCAGTTATTTTTGTAAAATCACCATCCACATTCAACCTACTTGCAAATCACTCAAGGAAGCTAGAATGTTGA